The region AAAAACCGGAACCGGGTTTGAAAAGATGGATTGAAGCTATTAAGAAGGCCGAGACAGAAGGCATTATAGTTTCCGATGTTGGTGATAGAACTGGTGTTGACTACATAGGAGGTGGAACGAGTGATGATAAAAATGACCCAGAGAACTACAGTCGAGCATTGTTTTCGAAAGATCAAGGAAACGAGGAGTTGGATAAAGTTTTTGCGGAATCTGACGGAGGTGTTGACTTGATTTTGAGAAAAATAAGAGAAATAAAAAAGGATGAAGTTTCAAATATCCCTGATTCGGTTTTGAGAGAAAAAATACAGAAAGCCGTGGAGGACAGAGGAAAAGAAATAATAATTCCATGTGACTACAGAACAATGGCGTCTAATGAGGGGTCGGAAGAATATATGTATAATGGAAAAGGAGGAATGAGCTGGGCTGTCCCATTCTTATCGGGTCTATTTGCGTTAGCTTTTCAAGTTAATCCCAACCTTGCAAAAGAGGAAATTGCAGACGCAATAAATACAACTGCAAGTGTAAGCAAAAAAGGATTAAAGGTAGTTAACCCAAGGGCGTTTATTGAAGCTATTCAAATATAGCCGATTGTAGCGATTATAGACTTAAATTCACTTTGTGCACCGGAAGTTGGGAAAAATCACACTTCCATCGCATATTGTTGATATTAGTAGATTTTTTGAGCAAAAAGAGGAATTTCGTACCATTCTGGCTTTTCTCTGTAAATTTTCCTTAATTGCCATATACTCTTATCAAGATTACTGAAGTCTAACCGTCTTATCGGTTCAAAGTTGCGGACATCGCCCCCGCCAATAATTTTGCGGACAAAATTTGCGGTAGTTGGCAATCGGCGGTTTGCTTGTGGGCGCTTGCCGCCATTGGCGCGGTCGCGCGGGGCGCGGGAAAGGCGGTTGCCGAGATCTCAACGAGACAGCCGTTGCTTGAAAATCCGCGGACCGATATTGTTATTGGTTTTTTTGTTTGGAATGGGTTAAAATCAATCAAAAGCGATAAGCGATGTTCCGAGGTGTTCCGGCGGATAAATAAAAAATAATAATAAAAAATTATGGAAGAAGAAAAAGAGCCAAAAACAGAAAAAGAAGCGGCCGCGGCCATGGGCGGCCAATCCGCGGAAGCGAAAAAAATCGCGCCAAAGGAAAAGAATACGGGGATGGCAATGGTGGCTTATATCGTGTTTTTCATTCCTTTGCTCACCGAAAGCAAGGACGATCCGTTCGTGAAATTTCATGTCAAACAGGGATTAACGCTGTTTGTGGCGTGGATTGCCATGGGCTTTGCGAGTATGATACCGCTCATCGGCTGGACGCTGGCGCCGTTCTTGAGTTTGGCGATGCTGGCGCTGATGGTCATCGGGATAATGAACGCCAACAAAGGGGAGAAAAAGCCTTTGCCGCTGATCGGCAAATATGCCGACAATTTTAAAATCTGATTTATTAGACCTACTGCGTAAATATTTACGCAGTAGGTCTAATATTTTTTTGAAAAACCCGCGATTGTTATTTTTCGCGGATTTTTTGTATAATAATAATGCGTGCTGTGCCGCGAGTTTTTGCTTAAAGTAATTATAAAATGGTTTTCGCCCTCCCCAAAATTTTAATGTTCGGTTGGGAATTTCCGCCTCACAATTCCGGCGGATTGGGTGTGGCCTGCCAAGGTTTGACCGGCGGTTTGGCGTCGTTGGGAGCAAAAATAACTTTTGTTTTGCCCAAAAAAATCAATTGCCAGCCGGCGCCGTGCCGCTTTGTTTTCGGGGATGCATGGACCGGCAAAAAAAGATATTTGTCCGGAGTTGATATGATCGCGGTTAATTCGCCGCTGTCGCCCTACCTGACCGCGGAGAGTTATTCGCGGGAGATTGATCGCTGGGGAGAAAAAGATTTCACGCCGCGGCATTCAATCTGGCGCGAAGATTTGGTGGGGGAAGCGATGCGCTACGGCGAGATTGCCGAAAATATCGCGCGAGTCGAAGATTTTGATGTGATCCATTGCCATGATTGGCTTTCTTTGCCCGCGGGGATGGCCGCCAAAAGGGCTTCGGGCAAGCCGCTGGTGTTCCATATCCATGCCACCGAATACGACCGGGTGGGCGAAAACGGGTTGAATCGCGACATTTGCCTTATCGAAAAACGGGGGTTTGAAATTGCCGACGCGGTGGCCGCGGTGAGCGATTATACCAAGCGGCGTGTTGTCGACTGCTATGGCGCCGCGCCGGAAAAAATCACGGTGGTGCCCAACGCCGTCAATCACGCGGAATACGCGCCGGCGGTTTCCGACGAATTTTTAAAATTGAAAAAAAACGGCAAAAAAATCGTGTTGTTCGTGGGGCGGCTCACATTCCAAAAGGGGCCGGATTATTTTTTGAAAGCCGCGCGCGCCGTGGCGCGGATTGATAAAAGCGCGATGTTTGTTTTTTCCGGATCGGGAGATATGGAGCGGTGGCTGATCGAAGAAGCCGCGCGGCTGGGATTGGCCGACCGAGTGGTTTTTGCCGGATTCTTGCGCGGCGCGGATTTGGCGCGTCTTTACAAAGCCGCGGATTTATATGTGATGCCGTCGGTGTCCGAACCGTTCGGGCTCACTTCGCTTGAAGCGCTGGCCAGCGGCGCGCCGATATTGGTTTCGCGTCAGTCGGGAGTGGGAGAAATGGTTTCCAATTGCTTGAAGTGCGATTTTTGGGACACAAATCAAATGGCGGCAAAAATTCTGGCGGCATTGCGCTATTCGGCGCTGGGCGAAGAATTGCGCCAAAACGGATTGGTTGAAGTTAAAAAATTCGACTGGGTCGATTCGGCAAAAAAATGCTTGGGAATTTACCAAAGCGTTATGACCGCTTAAAATTAAAAGTTGAAAAATCAAAATGTAAAATGACAATGTAAAATAAAAAATTACAAAATCAGAATTCCGCCAGGAATTCTACCTTAATTTTTAATTTTGATTTTTACATTTTCAATTTGAAGCGTGCCCAATATTTGTCTTTATCTTCACACCCATCAGCCGCGGCGATTGAAAAAATTCTCGGTTTTCGACATTGGCAATCATGGCGACTATTTCGATCACGAGAACAACCGGCGGATTTTGGAAAAAGTCGCGCGCAAAAGTTATTTGCCGGCCAACCGGATGTTTTTGGATTTGATCCGCAAATCGCGCGGGCGCTTCAAATTGAGCTTGAGCGTCACCGGAATTTTACTGGAGCAATTGGAGGCCGAGTTTCCCGAAGTTTTGAAAAGTTTCAGGGATTTGGTGGAGACGGGTTGCTGCGAATTGGTTTCGGAAACCTATTACCACTCTTTGGCTTCGGTTTATTCCGCGGATGAATTCCGCCATCAAGTGGCGTTGCAGAACAATGCTTTGGAAAAACATTTTGATTTCGCGCCGAAATTTTTTCGAAATACGGAATTGGTGTATAATAATAATATCGCCGCCATGGTGGAGCAAATGGGGTTTTCCGGAATGTTGGCCGAAGGGTGGGATGAGATTTTGCAATGGCGTTCGCCCAATTTTTTATACAAGGCTAAAAACGGTTCTTTGCGCCTGCTGGCGCGGAATTACAAGCTTAGCGATGATATCGGGTTCCGTTTTTCCAATCGCGAATGGAAGGAATGGCCGCTCACGGCGGAAAAATACGCCGAGTGGGTGAATCTTTTAAACATTGATTCGGGCGCGCAAACATTGAATCTCTTTATGGATTATGAAACATTCGGCGAACACCAATGGGAAGAGACCGGGATTTTCAAATTTTTCAAAGCGCTTTTCTGGAAGATTTCGGAAAATCCGCGCAATCGATTCGTTTTGCCGTCGCGGCTGATCGAGGAAATCCAGCCGGTCGGAGAATTGGATTTTCACCGTTTGGTTTCCTGGGCGGATATGGAGCGCGATTTGAGCGCGTGGAACGGCAATAAAATGCAGCAGGCGGCGCTGGAAAACACATACGCGCTGGAAAACACCATTAAGGAAACAAAGGATGAGGCGCTGTTGGACGAGTGGCGCAAACTGCAAACCAGCGACCACTTCTACTATATGTGCACCAAATGGTTTTCCGACGGCGATGTGCACAAATATTTCAATCCGTACGAAAGTCCCTACGAATCGTTTATCGCGTTTATGAATATCCATAATGATTTAAAGATTAAGGCGGAAAAAATTTTGGAGTCAAAAAAGGTCGAACAAGCAAGCATGGTTAAAAATTGAGAAATCAAAATGTAAAATGACAATTTAAAATTGAAAATTACGCGCTCGGACATATTCGTCTCTGGCGATAAAAATCAAAATTCCGCAAGGAATTTTACCTCAATTTTTAATTTTGATTTTTGCATTTTAAATTTTATGATTAAAACAGCTCCCAAAAAAAAGTTGCCGTCGATGATCACCGATGTCGAACCGGAAAAAAGTTTTTGGCTAAGCGACGGCCGCACTTTGAAAAATCTGAAAGAATTGGCAATCGCTCTTGAAACAATGGACGAGTCGGTTTGGAATTATCATGTTACCGCCGAAAAGAACGATTTTGCCAATTGGATCGAAGAGATATTCGGGCAAAATTTGTTGGGTTCGTCCATTCGCAAGGTGAAGAGCCCGCGCACCGCCGCCAAAAGGATACAAAGCAAGCTCGAGATACCCAAGTTCTGGTCGTTTTTAATGTAAAAATTTGAGCTATCTTATGAGAGAAACAAAAAAGGCGAAACTTTTGCCGCAAGCTGATTTGTTGTTGGAAATTTCCTGGGAAGTTTGCAACAAAATCGGCGGCATCAACACGGTTTTGGCAACCAAGGCTGTGCAAATGGTCAGGCACTACGGCCAGGACTATATTATGATCGGTCCGTATTTCGCGCAAAATTCAAAATATCAATTTGAAGAGAAAACTCCCGAAGGCGATTTAAAAGAGATATTCGACAATCTTGAGGGACAGGGAATCCATTGCCGTTTCGGCCGCTGGCTGATTGACGGCGATCCGCAGGTGATTCTGGTCGATTTCCAAAGCCTTTGGCCCAACATCAACGGCTACAAGCGGGAACTTTGGGATCATTATAAAGTCGATTCGATGGAGTCCGGTTTTGAATTTGACGAACCGGTGGTCTGGGGTTACGCGGTGGCCAGGCTGGTTGAGCAGATGAAGTTCGCGCGCAATGGCAAGAAAACCGTTGTTCATTGCCATGAATGGCTGGCCGGCGCCGCGCTGCTTTTTGCCAAAAAGTTTTGTTCCGACTTGGCGTCGGTGTTTACCACGCACGCGACCACTCTCGGCCGGAGTATGGCTTTCAACGGCGTGGACATTTATTCCAATATCAATAAGATCGATTCTTTCAAAGAAGCCTATAATTATCATGTGCAGGCCAAACATCTCTTGGAAAAAGCGGCGGCCAACGCGTGCACGGTTTTTACCACGGTCAGCGAGATCACCGGCGTGGAATGCGAGTATTTTCTGGGCCGGATGCCGGATGTTTTTTTGCCCAACGGTTTGGATGTGAGCGGTTATTTGAGTTTTGAGGAAGCGGCGATAAAACACCGCATTCAGCGCGCCCGCATTCGGGAATTCCTTTTCTATAATTTTTTCCCGCATTATGTTTTCGATTTGAAAAATACGCTTTTCTATTTTATGATGGCGCGTTACGAATACCATGCCAAAGGCATAGATTCTTTTATCAAGGCATTGGGAGATTTGAACCAAAAATTAAAGGCGGAAAAAAGCCGCAGAAGCGTGGTGGCTTTTTTGTGGGTTCCGGCGAAGACCAACGGCGTGAACCCCGATCTGATCGAAAATCGGGGCAATTATTTCGATGTTAAAGAATTTGTCGAGGAGAATTCCGGCAATTTGGTTGAAAATTTTTTATATTCGCTGTTTGCCGGCCGGGATTTGAAGGATACCGATGTTTTTGACGACGATGAGCCGCACCGCGACCTTGAACGGCGTTTGAAAAAAACCCGGCGCACCGGCGATCCTTTGGTTTGCACCCATAATTTGGAGTATCGCGACGACGAGATATTAAAAGGTTTGATTGCCGCGGGCTTGGAAAACAAAAAAGACGACCGGGTGAAAGTTGTTTTTTATCCGGCTTATTTGACCGGAACCGACAAGCTGTTGAATCTTAATGTTCGCGAGGCCATTCAAGGATGCCATTTGGGGGTTTTCCCGTCATACTATGAGCCGTGGGGGTATACTCCGCTTGAAGCGGCCGCCGAAGGCGTGCCGGCGATCACCAGCGATTTGAGCGGCTTGGGCAGATTCATAAAGCGATTGCCGCGCGACAAGCAGAATCCGGGAATATTTATCGTCAACAACGACGGCAAGAGCGAAGCCGAGGTTGACGCTCAATTGGGCGATATTCTTTACGATTACGCGACTATGCCGCAGAAAGACCGCGTAGCCAACAAAATCAACGCCCGCGAAATGGTTAATAATTTTGATTGGGAGGATTTGGCGGAAAATTATGTGGCGGCGCACAATAAATCATTGGAGAATGTAAAATTGAAAGATCAAAATTAAAAATGGCAATTTAAAAATTTAAAGTTTTTGAATTCGAATATTTTAACATTTTTAACTGTCATTTTAATTCTTTTTATACCCCGTCGGCTCGCCGCGGGGGACAAAAAGAATGAGGATTCCAAAGGAAGCATCCTTTGGTTGATGGCGGGGTTAATGCCCCGACAGCAATGTATTTTTTTATTGAGTGCAATACCTCGGGGCTTTGCCCCGGGGTGCACCAAGAGGATTCCAAAGGGGTGCCCCCTTTGGTCGTCGTGCGGGGTTCATACCCCGCTCGACGAAATACATTTGGAAAATATATTTTTAATTTTTGATATTTACATTTTAATTTTTGATCGTGCAACTTATTCATAATTTCGGAAAAAAAACAATAAGGAAAACTGTTGATGCGCCGGGCGGCGGAAGTTTGATGCTTGCCCGCGGCGGCAGTTATCTGTGGACCGGAATCAAACCGGCCAGCCGTTACCAAGGCTGGTTTTTCGGATATAACGGCAATAAACTCATGAAAATAATCGACGATGTCCGGATCGAGAACGACAATCCGGGAACCGGAATCGAAAATAATTTTTGGAATATCAAAAAAATCGGTGAAAATTCGATTCAAACTTTTTTTCTTCCGGCCGCGAATTGTTTCGCGTATGAAGCCGGCCGGCCGGCGCGGATAGAATTTTTTTTGGATGTAAAAGAGCCCTACCAAAACCCGGATATTGGCCGGAATCACGAAATTTGGCAAGAAGACGGCGCGATCCTGATTTGTTATCGCGAGGGGAAAAGTTCCGGTTTTCCCGAAGTTTTTATCGCCGTTCTCGGCGATATAACGGCCGCGGAAATAAAGGAAGAATGGATTTTGCGCGATTACGGATTTGATCGCGGCCGCGGATCCGCGCCTTGGGAGAGATGGGTTTTCAAGCCCGCGGCAATTACCGCGGCAAAATTGGTTTTCGCGGTTGGTTTTTCAAAAGATGAAGCGATAAACGCCGCGCGAAAAAATTGGCGCGACTTTGAAAAATTCAAGAGGGAGGCGCAAAAAAAATACGGCAACATCAAGGCATCCGCAAGTTTTTTGGGATTGTTTCCCGGAGGGAAACCCCCTATCGGAGAAAAAGAGGCGGCCGAATTTTGCGCCCAAAATGCTTTGGAAACGCTTTACGCCCGCATCGGCGCGGTTGTCGGTTTGCGCGCCGGTCTGCCGTGGTTTTTCCAGTTTTGGCAGAGGGACGAAGCGGTTTCGCTGAAAGGTTTGAGCCAATTTGACCGGAAAACCGCGCTTGAGATATTTTGGCGGCAGATGGGCGAATTAAAGGCGAATGATTTTCATTTTGATACCGCCGACGGTATCGGCTGGTTGTTCCTGCGCGCATCCGATTTTTATCGGTCCGGCAAATTCAATATAAAAGAAATCGCCGCGGTTCGCGAATGTCTAAACAATTCGATTGAGTATTTTCTTAAAAATAACGCGCGCGGCAATTTGGCGATAAACTTGGCCGGCCAAAAAACTTGGATGGACAGTTTGGACAGAACCGGCGCGGCGATTGAAATACAATCATTGCGGCTCAATATGTACGCACTGGCCGCGGATTTCGCGGATGATAAAAAGCAAGAAGAATATTATTTGAGTTTGGAAAGCAAGTTAAAGCGGGATGTCAAAAAACTGTTTTTCGACGGAAAGAATTTCGGCGACCGGTTCGATACCGACAAAGACAAATTGGATTTGACGATTCGGCCCAATATATTTTTGGCGGCCTATATTTATCCCGGCCTGCTTTCAAAAAAAGAATGGAGCGTTTGTTTTGCGGTCGCGCTGGAAAAGCTGTGGCTTGATTGGGGCGGTTTGTCCACGATCGATAAAAACGATCCGCGGTTTTGCGGCCGCGACACCGGAGAAAATCCCGCGGCCTATCACAACGGCGACAGTTGGTTTTGGATCAACAACATTGCCGCTATCGCGATGGCTCGCGTCGATAAAAAAAAGTTTAAAAATCACATAGAAAAAATTTTTGAAGCGAGCAAAAACGACATATTATGGAACGGCGCCATCGGTTGTGCCGGCGAAATCAGTTCCGCGGCAATCTATGAATCCGCCGGTTGCCCCAATCAAGCCTGGAGCAACGCCACTTTTTTGGAGCTTTACCGTTATGTTTCCGGAAAATTTTGACAAAATTATGGCGGGAGTGTAGGATTAGAACACAATCGAATATTTGCCAAAAGGCGATCGGCGCGGCCACCAACCGGGCTGTCCGAACATTCATCGGGCAATCGCAAGATCCAAACTTTGAGGCAAAAAACAAGATATTCCAATTGGAATAATTTATCCTTCGTTTACTCAGGATAAATTATTTCGCGTTTTGCTTGGAATAATTTAGGTGGAACCGCGGGAACAAAAACCTCGCCCTAATGCTGAATTCAATGATTTAGCGTTGGGGCGAGGTTTTTACATAATTATTCCTTGAAAGGGTCGAACCCTTTTTAAAAAGGGTTCGACCCTTTCAAGACCATCAAATAAAAATATGAGCAAAAAATACGATATTGGAGTTATCCGCCATTCTCTGGCGCATATAATGGCGGCGGCTGTTAAAAGCATATATCCGGAGGCGAAGTTCGGAATGGGCCCGGCGATCGAAAACGGCTTCTATTATGATTTTGATTTGGGCCAAAACAAGCTGTCGCCCGAAAGTTTAAAGGAAATCGAGGTCAAAATGAAAAAGCTGATCGGCGGCGGGGTTAAATTTGAAAGAAAAGAAATTGCCATTGACGAGGCCAAAAAGATTTTTCGCGATCAACCGTTCAAATTGGAAATCGCGGCCGATTTGGAAATTCAAGGCGAAAAAGAAGTTTCGGTTTATCAAAGCGGCGAGTTTGTCGATTTGTGCCGCGGGCCGCATGCGGAAGCGGCCAATGATTTGCCGATTGACGGGTTCAAATTGACAAAGATCGCGGGCGCGTATTGGAAGGGCGATGAAAAGAATCAAATGCTCACTCGCGTTTACGGCGCGGCGTTTGAAAACAAAAAGGAATTGGATGATTATTTAAAAAATCAAGAAGAAGCGGAAAAGCGCGACCATCGCAAGCTGGGCAAAGAGCTGGATTTGTTCCATATTGATGAAGATGCCGGATTGGGATTGGCGCTTTGGCATCCCAAGGGTGCGATGTTGTGGCGCGTGATCGAAGATTTTTGGTATGACCAGCATTTGAAAAACGGATATGATTTGGTCCGTTCGCCTCACATTGGCAACCGCCGGTTGTGGGAAAAATCCGGCCATTGGGGTTTTTATTCATCAAGCATGTATCCGGCGATGGAAGTGGGCCAGTCATTAGAGGATTTGAAAGCCGGCAAAAAAGTTGAAGAATCCGAACAATATTTGCTCAAGCCGATGAATTGTCCGTTTCATGTCCGGATTTATAAAAATGATTTGCATTCGTACCGCGAATTTCCGTTTCGTTGGGCCGAGTGCGGCACGGTTTATCGCTTTGAGAAAAAAGGCGAGCTTTCCGGATTGACGCGGGTGCGCGGTTTTACGCAGGATGATGCGCATATCATTTGCCGCAAAGACCAGGTTAAGGATGAATTAAAGCGCGTGGTTGATTTTATTGAATTTATTTACGATTCATTCGGTTTCAAGATGGATTCGGTTAATGTCTATCTTTCGTTGCGCGATCCGCAGAATAAAGAGCATTACGCCGGCGACGATGAAGGCTGGGAATTTACCGAAAGCGTTTTGTGCGATGTGGCAAAAGAGAAAAACCTTAATTTCAAAGAGGAATTGGGCGAGGCGGCGTTTTACGGGCCGAAATTGGACTTTAAGATCAAAGATGCCCTTGGTCGCGAGTGGCAATGCTCAACTTTGCAATTCGATTTTAATTTGCCGGAAAGATTCGATATGTTGTTTGCAAACCAAAAAGGAGAGCAGGAAAAACCGTATATGTTGCACCGCGCGCTATTCGGTTCGTTTGAAAGATTTATCGGACTGTTGATTGAACACTATGCCGGTGCGTTTCCCGTTTGGCTGTCTCCGGTTCAGGTGAAAATTTTATCGGTGGGAGAAGCGCATATTGAATTCTGCCAAAAACTTGCCGATGAATTCAGGCAGGCGGGCATCCGCATTGAAGTTGATTTTGCCGATGAAACTTTGGGCAATAAGATCCGCAAAGCCGCGGGCGAAAAAGTTCCCTATGTTTTGGTGGTGGGCGATAAAGAGATGCAATCTGAAGTGTTAGCCGTGCGCGACCGTGGTGCCAAAACCGCCCGCGCCATTTCCAAATCCGACTTCATCTCCGAAATTTGCGCCAAAATCCAATCCCGCAATTAAATTTGATAATGTTTTCACCCTGTCGGTCTTGCCGCAGGGAACAACTTAAGGGGGTGGTTTGGTAGGGGGATATCCCCCTACCATCACGCGCGAAAGCGCGTCCGTGTTACAATAAGCCAATATGGAGCAAGAAAAGCGGGATATCTGGCGTTGGTACCACAATGTTTCCGAATGTTATTACCACATCCAGATTACGGTCAAATATCGCAAAGCATTACTGAACGAAAAGGTGATTGCCGCAATTGTCGAGAGCCTGAAAGGATTTATGGAACGGTACGCCATTGAGATCAGCCATGTGGGATTCGACCAAGACCACGCCCATATTCTGGCAAGATTCCTGCCGAAGTATTCCGGCGACCAGGTTATCAAAATAATAAAAAGCATTACCGCGCGCGAGGTGTTCCGGCAAGTTCCCGAAATTAAAAAAGAACTCTGGGGTGGAGAGTTCTGGACAGACGGCTATTATATCGCTACGATCAGCGCACGCGGTAATAGGAAAGTTATTGAGCGATACATTCAA is a window of Candidatus Nealsonbacteria bacterium DGGOD1a DNA encoding:
- a CDS encoding DUF4870 domain-containing protein — protein: MEEEKEPKTEKEAAAAMGGQSAEAKKIAPKEKNTGMAMVAYIVFFIPLLTESKDDPFVKFHVKQGLTLFVAWIAMGFASMIPLIGWTLAPFLSLAMLALMVIGIMNANKGEKKPLPLIGKYADNFKI
- a CDS encoding glycosyltransferase family 4 protein, whose product is MFGWEFPPHNSGGLGVACQGLTGGLASLGAKITFVLPKKINCQPAPCRFVFGDAWTGKKRYLSGVDMIAVNSPLSPYLTAESYSREIDRWGEKDFTPRHSIWREDLVGEAMRYGEIAENIARVEDFDVIHCHDWLSLPAGMAAKRASGKPLVFHIHATEYDRVGENGLNRDICLIEKRGFEIADAVAAVSDYTKRRVVDCYGAAPEKITVVPNAVNHAEYAPAVSDEFLKLKKNGKKIVLFVGRLTFQKGPDYFLKAARAVARIDKSAMFVFSGSGDMERWLIEEAARLGLADRVVFAGFLRGADLARLYKAADLYVMPSVSEPFGLTSLEALASGAPILVSRQSGVGEMVSNCLKCDFWDTNQMAAKILAALRYSALGEELRQNGLVEVKKFDWVDSAKKCLGIYQSVMTA
- a CDS encoding glycoside hydrolase family 57 protein, whose translation is MPNICLYLHTHQPRRLKKFSVFDIGNHGDYFDHENNRRILEKVARKSYLPANRMFLDLIRKSRGRFKLSLSVTGILLEQLEAEFPEVLKSFRDLVETGCCELVSETYYHSLASVYSADEFRHQVALQNNALEKHFDFAPKFFRNTELVYNNNIAAMVEQMGFSGMLAEGWDEILQWRSPNFLYKAKNGSLRLLARNYKLSDDIGFRFSNREWKEWPLTAEKYAEWVNLLNIDSGAQTLNLFMDYETFGEHQWEETGIFKFFKALFWKISENPRNRFVLPSRLIEEIQPVGELDFHRLVSWADMERDLSAWNGNKMQQAALENTYALENTIKETKDEALLDEWRKLQTSDHFYYMCTKWFSDGDVHKYFNPYESPYESFIAFMNIHNDLKIKAEKILESKKVEQASMVKN
- a CDS encoding glycogen/starch synthase, with translation MRETKKAKLLPQADLLLEISWEVCNKIGGINTVLATKAVQMVRHYGQDYIMIGPYFAQNSKYQFEEKTPEGDLKEIFDNLEGQGIHCRFGRWLIDGDPQVILVDFQSLWPNINGYKRELWDHYKVDSMESGFEFDEPVVWGYAVARLVEQMKFARNGKKTVVHCHEWLAGAALLFAKKFCSDLASVFTTHATTLGRSMAFNGVDIYSNINKIDSFKEAYNYHVQAKHLLEKAAANACTVFTTVSEITGVECEYFLGRMPDVFLPNGLDVSGYLSFEEAAIKHRIQRARIREFLFYNFFPHYVFDLKNTLFYFMMARYEYHAKGIDSFIKALGDLNQKLKAEKSRRSVVAFLWVPAKTNGVNPDLIENRGNYFDVKEFVEENSGNLVENFLYSLFAGRDLKDTDVFDDDEPHRDLERRLKKTRRTGDPLVCTHNLEYRDDEILKGLIAAGLENKKDDRVKVVFYPAYLTGTDKLLNLNVREAIQGCHLGVFPSYYEPWGYTPLEAAAEGVPAITSDLSGLGRFIKRLPRDKQNPGIFIVNNDGKSEAEVDAQLGDILYDYATMPQKDRVANKINAREMVNNFDWEDLAENYVAAHNKSLENVKLKDQN
- the thrS gene encoding threonine--tRNA ligase; the protein is MSKKYDIGVIRHSLAHIMAAAVKSIYPEAKFGMGPAIENGFYYDFDLGQNKLSPESLKEIEVKMKKLIGGGVKFERKEIAIDEAKKIFRDQPFKLEIAADLEIQGEKEVSVYQSGEFVDLCRGPHAEAANDLPIDGFKLTKIAGAYWKGDEKNQMLTRVYGAAFENKKELDDYLKNQEEAEKRDHRKLGKELDLFHIDEDAGLGLALWHPKGAMLWRVIEDFWYDQHLKNGYDLVRSPHIGNRRLWEKSGHWGFYSSSMYPAMEVGQSLEDLKAGKKVEESEQYLLKPMNCPFHVRIYKNDLHSYREFPFRWAECGTVYRFEKKGELSGLTRVRGFTQDDAHIICRKDQVKDELKRVVDFIEFIYDSFGFKMDSVNVYLSLRDPQNKEHYAGDDEGWEFTESVLCDVAKEKNLNFKEELGEAAFYGPKLDFKIKDALGREWQCSTLQFDFNLPERFDMLFANQKGEQEKPYMLHRALFGSFERFIGLLIEHYAGAFPVWLSPVQVKILSVGEAHIEFCQKLADEFRQAGIRIEVDFADETLGNKIRKAAGEKVPYVLVVGDKEMQSEVLAVRDRGAKTARAISKSDFISEICAKIQSRN
- the tnpA gene encoding IS200/IS605 family transposase — protein: MEQEKRDIWRWYHNVSECYYHIQITVKYRKALLNEKVIAAIVESLKGFMERYAIEISHVGFDQDHAHILARFLPKYSGDQVIKIIKSITAREVFRQVPEIKKELWGGEFWTDGYYIATISARGNRKVIERYIQNQGRPKDVSQLRLFEL